A window from Bufo bufo chromosome 1, aBufBuf1.1, whole genome shotgun sequence encodes these proteins:
- the LOC120990083 gene encoding olfactory receptor 11L1-like, which produces MVLTNNITSVSLLGIPNLQNFTFLFFSLLVFIYCATISGNLLILFLYLVSKSLRSPMYFFITQLSLCDLLLSTDIVPMLLHTILYGGITMTLTSCIIQFVFLVISGSSECLFLSVMSYDRYLAICNPLRYNSIMNNTFCVTSVDIIWSVGFIVTLYYVISINSLYFCGPHVIDHFYCDIEPILQLSCSDTSIIHIRLLILSFFYAMLPFIIIVMSYVYIVIAILKIQSNTGRHKAFSTCSSHLIVVSLFYGTIIIVYMFPTKGQSLLLSKVLSLMYTVLAPLLNPIIYTLRNKDFKEAFQKRLSML; this is translated from the coding sequence ATGGTCTTGACAAATAACATCACCTCTGTTAGCCTTCTGGGAATTCCTAATCTTCAAAACTTCACATTTCTGTTCTTCTCTTTACTAGTTTTTATATACTGTGCAACCATTTCTGGAAACCTTCTCATCTTGTTCTTGTATTTAGTGAGTAAATCCCTTCGATCACCCATGTACTTCTTCATTACACAGCtttcactctgtgacctcctgctcTCTACAGATATTGTCCCCATGCTTCTTCATACCATTCTGTATGGAGGGATCACTATGACTCTTACCAGCTGCATCATCCAGTTTGTTTTCTTAGTCATCTCAGGGTCCTCGGAATGTCTTTTTCTGTCAGTGATGTCCTATGATCGGTATCTGGCCATCTGTAACCCCCTTCGTTATAACTCCATCATGAATAATACGTTTTGTGTGACATCAGTAGATATAATTTGGTCGGTTGGCTTTATAGTGACATTGTATTATGTAATTTCAATAAATAGTTTGTATTTCTGTGGACCACACGTTATTGACCATTTCTACTGCGATATTGAACCTATCCTGCAGCTCTCTTGCTCTGATACATCCATAATTCACATCCGACTTCTTATACTGAGTTTTTTCTATGCAATGTTACCATTTATAATCATTGTGATGTCCTATGTTTACATTGTCATCGCCATCCTGAAGATTCAATCCAATACCGGAAGACATAAAGCCTTCTCCACTTGTAGCTCCCACCTCATTGTGGTTTCCTTATTTTATGGGACAATAATCATTGTTTATATGTTTCCTACAAAAGGACAATCTCTGCTCCTGAGTAAGGTCTTGTCTCTGATGTATACGGTCCTGGCCCCTCTGCTCAATCCTATCATATACACCCTGAGGAACAAAGACTTCAAAGAAGCTTTTCAGAAAAGGTTAAGTATGTTATAA